Genomic DNA from Thermosipho ferrireducens:
GCTATAACAGGTATGTTGACACTTTTTGAAACAGCATTGACCAATACAAATGTGGTGATTTCCCCAATATGTCCTCCAGATTCCATTCCTTCTGCTATCACCGCATCAGCTCCTGACCTTTCTACCATTCTTGCGAGATTATCCGAAGCTACCACAGGAACAACCTTTATCCCATTTTCTTTTAATTGTTTAATGTACTTCGCAGGGTTTCCAGCACCAAAAGTTACTACAGGAACTTTATGTTCTTTTACGACTTCAATGAGCTCTTCAGCATATGGGGATACAAGTATTATATTCACACCAAAGGGTTTATCTGTAAGTGTTTTTAGTTCGTTTATGGCATTTTCAAGATCCGCTGTGCGCATTGGCCCTGCTCCAATGATTCCAAGACCGCCAGCTTCTGAAACAGCAGCGGCGAGTTTAGGAGTTCCAGCCCATGACATTCCACCCATTATAATTGGATACTTTATACCAAAAAGCTCACATATTTTATTCAAAAGACTCACCCCTTCATTCCAAGCATTAGTTGTGCTTTAGCAACTATTTTGTCTTCAACAGAAGCTTTTCCTGTTACAAATACAATATTTCCCTTTTTTTCTTTGACTTTTATTTCGTATTTTAAAACGCAATTTGGTCTAACTTCTGCTTTAAATCGAGCATTATCTATTCCAAGAAATAGAGGAATTTCTTTTCCAGTTAAAAGTAAAATTCCAGCAGTTTGAGCAAGGCCTTCTATAATGTACACACCAGGATATATAGGATAATCTGGAAAATGTCCTTTAAAGACCGGTTCATCTTCAGAAACGTCTTTTTCGGCAATTATGTAATTGTCGCCTTTCTCAATCACCCTATCCACAAGCAGTATAGGAGGTCGATGCGGAAGTATCTTCATAATATCCTCTTTTGTCATTTCTCGTACCTCCCCACTACTATACAGGCATTATGTCCACCAAACCCGAAAGAATTTTTCAAAAAGTTTCTTATTTTTGCGTTTTTAGTTTCTTTTACAAGTCCAACCTGAGATGATATTTCGTCTGGTTCTTCTAAATTCGGCATTCCATGAACAAAACCGTTATTCATTTGTAAAATTGCAGATATTGTTTCAACAGCTCCTGCAGCTCCCAGCAAATGTCCTGTTAGTGCCTTTGTGGAATTAACAAAAATTTCTTTTGCTCTATCTTTAAACACGTTTAGGATTGCCTTTGCTTCCAGTTCATCTCCCATAGGAGTACTTGTAGCATGGCAACTTACAAAATCTATGTCTTCAAACGAGAGCCCCGCGTCTTTTATTGCCTGCGACATAACCGCTGTAGAACCTCGAGCTTCAGGATCAGGCGCGCTAAAATGATGTGCGTCATCGTTCATGGCAAATCCTTTTATTTCTGCTATAATTTTTGCGCCCCTGGAAATTGCGATTTCTTCAGCTTCTAATATCAATGCGCCTGCACCTTCTGCCATTACAAATCCATCTCGTTCTTTATCAAAAGGTCTCGAGGCTTTTTTAGGCTCATCGTTTCTCTTTGATAAAGCCTTCATTGAAGCAAAACCTGAAATAGCTAACGGTGCAATTGTTGCTTCACTTCCACCTACCACAGCCACATCTGCGTATCCGTGTCTTATAAGCATTGCTCCAATTGCTATTGAATGAATAGAGCTTGCACATGCACTTACTGGTGTAAAATTAGGTCCTTTTAATTTGTAAACCATTGAAATTACTCCACTTGCCATATTTGCAAGAATCATGGGAATCATAAAAGGACTAACTCTTTCAGCACCACGATTTTTAAAAATCTCATTTTGTTGATCAAGGGTTAAAAAGCCGCCCATTCCAGAAGCAAATATTACTGCTACTTTGTTTTCCATTCCTGAAAAATCGATTCCAGATGACTCAATAGCCTCTTTTGCTGCAACTAATGCAAACTGTGCATAACGATCCAGGCGTTTTGAAAGTTTTCTGTCGATGTAATTTTCTGGTACAAAATCTTTTACTTCTCCAGCGATTTTTATGGGAATATTTGAAGGATCAAAAGCCGAAATAGGCTCGATGCCAATAAGACATTCTTTTAAAGATTTTTCAAATTCGCTTACATTTTTTGCTATAGGATTTATTGTTCCGATGCCGGTTACCACTACTCGTCTCATATATACACCTCCTTTGCATTTCTGCAAGAATTATATCAATTTAACTTTTTTAAGTCAAGCTAAGCTTTATTTGTAGCGTTATTGCAAGCAAATAAAAAGATTTTATTAAGTAACACAGAATGAAATTGGTACTGTCCAGGCTCTGTGAGTGGATGTCTTTTTAACCATATACAATTTGAAGGGTTGATTTTTATCAGCGAAAAAATTATTTCTAACTTCTTAAAGTTTTTAAGCTAACATTGCCAATTATAAGCTTCCTTGCCCTCTGTGCTCCTTGGAATGGCTATACCTTTTCTGTCATTCCGAGCGAATGTGAGGGGGGTGTCATCCTGAGGAGCGGGAAGGCGAAGGATCTTTTTTTACTAACACTTGTTAACTCTTGCAAGATCCTTCGTATTCTATGCTCAGGACAAGCATTGCCAATCTCGCTAACCCTCGCTAATTAAGATTCCTCACCCTTCGGGTTCGGAATGACACCCTTCTTCTTGTCATCCCGAGGAACAAAGTGACGAGGGATCTTTTTCGCCAACCTCGCTAACCCTCGATAAGTTTATTTGGGAGGCAAATTGTATTTAACGTTTGTAACTTCAAATTTATACCATGTGAAATCGCCCTCTTTTAATTTCCATGTGACGCTAAATACTGTAGGAATTCTTACATTTTCGAACTCTTTATAACTATCTGGCTCAATTCGTACGTACCAGTTTTCTAAAGTATTTTTTCCTTTTCTGTTATAATACCGTCTGGCCTGGAAACTAATTAAATCACCATTTTCGTTAAATTCAAAAATTCCCGTAGCAGTAATCTTACCATGACTTATAGTAGCTTTTGCTATTTTCTTATCTATTTGTTCCCATTTAATGTATTTGCTTAAAGCAGCTGTTGGAAACCACACAATTTCTCCAAGATACCTCAATAGTGTGCCCTGGTCTATTTCTCTTCCTTTTTCATCTACAACAGGGATGAGGTAAAGTAATTTGATAAGCATGTGTCCTTTTCCATTCTCATATTTGTCTCTACCAGCAAAGTATGCTCCTGGAAACATTTTAACCTTTGCTATCCAGATAAATCCAGGATTTTCTGTATTGAACCATTGTTTTGCAGTAACATCCATCCAATTACCCTCAGGAGTGATTCGCATTTTGCCTTTCTGTTCTAAGTAAATAGATTTAATATAGTTTTTACCAACTATGTTAGAACGTTCCAGCCATTTTTGAACTATTGGAGGTAATTTGCTAATTGTTTCTTTTGTTATGTACAATGTTTTATAGTTTGTAGAGGGTAATAGTGATTTTAATTCATTTTGTGTTGTTGAGTTAAAATTCCAGATTCCATATCCAATAATAGCAATAACAAGTATTATAATATTTGGTATTGATCCATATTTAGTGTCTTGCCAGTACATAATAACAAGTGTCTGTGAAAGTATAACAGCAAGAATTGCTAATAGCCACCACAAGTTATTTTTAAACAAGAACAGTGTTGCCGTAGTAATAAAGAGTAAAAAAGATATTAACCACAAAACACCAACAGGTCTGGAAATATTTTGAGTAATTTCAGAAATTTTTGCAATTTGAAAGGCTTTAGCAAAGCCTATTAAATGGATCAATCCATGAAAAACAAGAAGAAAAGAAAAAAGTAATTTCGCCATATATATTCTCCTCTCTATAGTAAAATGAACTAAAATATACTGTATCGAGCTTTTCGATACAAATTTTGGTAAGTTCATAGAAATTTTTGTTTCTCGTGCTCAAAACAAGTTCAGCCAATTATATCATGTTTGTTTGTGATACAATTAAAATAAAAAATATCGTTTATAATGTTTTAAACACCGGGAGTGATTTTTATTAAACTTCAGAAATTTCTTCAGCAATTGGGATATTCTCGCAGGGCGGCTGACAAACAAATATTCAATGGAAAGGTTAAAGTGAATGGAAAAACTGTGACGGTTCCCTGGCATGATGTGGAAGAAAATGACGAAATTTTTATCGAAGGCAAAGCACATAAAGTAAAATACAGAAAGAACTATGTGTACTATGTTTTGCACAAGCCTGTTGGTTATGTAACGAGTCTAAAAGATCCAAAAGAAAAAATGACAATATCTAAACTTATTTCAAAAATCAAGGAACCTGTAAAACCTGCGGGGCGACTTGATAAAGATGTCAGTGGTGTCTTGATTCTTACAAATGATGGTGATTTAATAAACATATTAACTCATGCAAGATATGGTGTAGAGAAAGTTTATATAGCAAAAGTTTCAAAAAGATTATCAAAAAGTTCTATTTTTAAAATTGAAAAAGGTGTTTACAATGAAGGTGAATTTTTAAAATGTAAAAAAGCATTTATAAAAAAACTCGGGAAAAATCATTCAATTGTTAAAGTTATTATGACAGAAGGAAAAAAGCACGAAGTTAAAAGACTTTTCAAAAGTATCGGGTGTGAAGTGTTAGAGTTGAAAAGAGTTTCTCATGGACCAATACATATTTCACTTGTGCCAAAACCGGGTGAGATAAAAAAAATAACGGGAATTTATTTAAAAAAGCTTTTAAACCTCAAACATTTAGAAAAATTGGGGGAGGGATAAAATGAACAAAAAAAACATTTCGATAGTTATACTGTTTATGAATTTCTTTGTCATTTTTGCGGTGAACTTTTCGCTGGAATATACTCAAAATGTGCTTACTCTCTCAACAGATACAGTATTTTCAAATGCGTTTCAGGTGGGTATAGAGTATTCTGCAAGA
This window encodes:
- the fabK gene encoding enoyl-[acyl-carrier-protein] reductase FabK, with the protein product MSLLNKICELFGIKYPIIMGGMSWAGTPKLAAAVSEAGGLGIIGAGPMRTADLENAINELKTLTDKPFGVNIILVSPYAEELIEVVKEHKVPVVTFGAGNPAKYIKQLKENGIKVVPVVASDNLARMVERSGADAVIAEGMESGGHIGEITTFVLVNAVSKSVNIPVIAAGGIADGHGMAAAFALGAEGIQMGTRFIASVEADTHENFKNMIVKSGIRDTVVTGASLGHAARVIKTRFAKKVKELEVSSPLEAENILIGSLRKAVRNGDINEGSFMAGQSIGLIKEIKPVKEIIEEIINEFNATIKKLEEFPL
- the fabZ gene encoding 3-hydroxyacyl-ACP dehydratase FabZ, whose amino-acid sequence is MTKEDIMKILPHRPPILLVDRVIEKGDNYIIAEKDVSEDEPVFKGHFPDYPIYPGVYIIEGLAQTAGILLLTGKEIPLFLGIDNARFKAEVRPNCVLKYEIKVKEKKGNIVFVTGKASVEDKIVAKAQLMLGMKG
- the fabF gene encoding beta-ketoacyl-ACP synthase II, coding for MRRVVVTGIGTINPIAKNVSEFEKSLKECLIGIEPISAFDPSNIPIKIAGEVKDFVPENYIDRKLSKRLDRYAQFALVAAKEAIESSGIDFSGMENKVAVIFASGMGGFLTLDQQNEIFKNRGAERVSPFMIPMILANMASGVISMVYKLKGPNFTPVSACASSIHSIAIGAMLIRHGYADVAVVGGSEATIAPLAISGFASMKALSKRNDEPKKASRPFDKERDGFVMAEGAGALILEAEEIAISRGAKIIAEIKGFAMNDDAHHFSAPDPEARGSTAVMSQAIKDAGLSFEDIDFVSCHATSTPMGDELEAKAILNVFKDRAKEIFVNSTKALTGHLLGAAGAVETISAILQMNNGFVHGMPNLEEPDEISSQVGLVKETKNAKIRNFLKNSFGFGGHNACIVVGRYEK
- a CDS encoding DUF6544 family protein, producing the protein MAKLLFSFLLVFHGLIHLIGFAKAFQIAKISEITQNISRPVGVLWLISFLLFITTATLFLFKNNLWWLLAILAVILSQTLVIMYWQDTKYGSIPNIIILVIAIIGYGIWNFNSTTQNELKSLLPSTNYKTLYITKETISKLPPIVQKWLERSNIVGKNYIKSIYLEQKGKMRITPEGNWMDVTAKQWFNTENPGFIWIAKVKMFPGAYFAGRDKYENGKGHMLIKLLYLIPVVDEKGREIDQGTLLRYLGEIVWFPTAALSKYIKWEQIDKKIAKATISHGKITATGIFEFNENGDLISFQARRYYNRKGKNTLENWYVRIEPDSYKEFENVRIPTVFSVTWKLKEGDFTWYKFEVTNVKYNLPPK
- a CDS encoding pseudouridine synthase, encoding MIFIKLQKFLQQLGYSRRAADKQIFNGKVKVNGKTVTVPWHDVEENDEIFIEGKAHKVKYRKNYVYYVLHKPVGYVTSLKDPKEKMTISKLISKIKEPVKPAGRLDKDVSGVLILTNDGDLINILTHARYGVEKVYIAKVSKRLSKSSIFKIEKGVYNEGEFLKCKKAFIKKLGKNHSIVKVIMTEGKKHEVKRLFKSIGCEVLELKRVSHGPIHISLVPKPGEIKKITGIYLKKLLNLKHLEKLGEG